The Candidatus Hinthialibacter antarcticus genomic sequence GCCGTTCCGTGTAGAATCCCAGTCATTGTGAGCGAAATTTACGAACTTCTACCCGGCTATCAAAAACTGGCCCAACAGTGCAGCGCTGTTGGCGTTGAACTCGAACCCGAACCGGGCGGACTGGTACTCTATCATGGACAGCCGCACCGGATCATCGGCGAAGATGCGGGCGCATTGTTAATTGTTGCGACGCCCGTCTTGCCGCCTATCGACCAGAATACCATAACGACGGTGCCGGGCTGGATGAATGATCCGCTCTGCGTTTATATGCCCGGCGTGGCATGTTTGATTGACTCGGTGCGTAGCATCAGCAGTATGTTTCCGACAATTACGCCTGGAGTCAAATCGACGCGTGAGGTGTGGCAAGTCAAGCATCCCGACATTGAGCCGGTTGTCGCCAATTCGTTGGAAGAATCGCTGTTGCAAGCGGTCATTCAAATCCTGGAAAACAAAATCGCAAATCCATGAGCAACGCGCAAAAAGGCATACTCATCTACGGCGCCGGCGGACACGGCAAAGTGTTGATTGAACTCTTGCAGTCAATCGGCATTGAGGTTGCAGCCATCATTGATGACCGGGTGACTGGTTCCGCCGAACGGTTGCTGGGCGTTGCGGTGATTTCTCCCCGTGATGCGATTGAGAATTACATCCAGCCGGAGAGCATGAACGGCCTTGTCGCGATTGGCGATAACGTAATTCGTTTAGAAAAAGCCGCCTGGTTTGAGTCGCGCGGCGTCGAGATGGTCGTCGTCATCCATCCGAGCGCAGTGGTTTCGGCGTCCGCCAAAATCGGGCGGGGGACGCAGGTGATTGCGGGCGCGGTGATTAACGCCGAAGCCCAATTGGGCGCGAACTGCATTGTCAACACCAATAGCGTTGTCGAGCATGACTGCGTGATCGGCGAC encodes the following:
- a CDS encoding acetyltransferase, which produces MSNAQKGILIYGAGGHGKVLIELLQSIGIEVAAIIDDRVTGSAERLLGVAVISPRDAIENYIQPESMNGLVAIGDNVIRLEKAAWFESRGVEMVVVIHPSAVVSASAKIGRGTQVIAGAVINAEAQLGANCIVNTNSVVEHDCVIGDGVHIAPGALVGGGASIGDRSQISIGASVLPGIKIGSDVMVGAGAVVTKPVADGVTVVGVPARILQK